From the Bacteroidales bacterium genome, one window contains:
- a CDS encoding T9SS type A sorting domain-containing protein, with the protein MKKRILLFSFICAMTAMYTYAQQDTIVAWTFPTGNLTDTVADAGIAGNIGSRTIMHEGGTGVTTMVPGDGTYAEEVTGWDNGDNVKFWSIKFKAENYHDLVLYSKQKSDATDFGPKDWKVQYKVGSSGTWTDITSGTIVCTNDWTGGVVNALAIPITTPGSNSIYIRWIMTSNTATNDVDVLATGKSAIDNIVIMGTADLPVETGDTIVGFNFADTTDTEFNADFGLSGNLTYNIQAEDTGYNDRPLTYTNGYSDYAATATGWDGGDSVKFWSIKFKANGYKDMKVWSKQRSDGTNPGPKDWKLQCRLSGGEWEDIPGGNITVANDWTTGVVSELALPATMNDPGTTSIYIRWIMTSNESSSGSDVLPTGISKIDDILVTGTLSGLGISSVIYENNVGVYPNPCADILNINSSEEIAKTEIYNMLGAKVYSKAAKSNDLQINVNQFEEGLYLVVLHFNNETKVVTRKIIIK; encoded by the coding sequence ATGAAAAAAAGAATTTTATTATTTAGTTTCATTTGTGCAATGACAGCAATGTATACTTATGCACAACAGGACACAATTGTTGCCTGGACATTTCCAACCGGAAATTTAACAGATACAGTTGCTGATGCCGGAATAGCTGGAAATATCGGATCAAGAACAATCATGCATGAAGGCGGCACAGGTGTAACTACTATGGTTCCGGGCGACGGGACATACGCTGAAGAAGTTACAGGCTGGGATAATGGTGATAATGTAAAATTCTGGTCTATCAAATTCAAAGCTGAGAATTATCATGATTTGGTTTTGTATTCAAAACAAAAATCAGATGCAACAGATTTCGGCCCAAAGGACTGGAAAGTTCAGTATAAAGTGGGTTCGTCAGGAACCTGGACAGATATTACCAGTGGAACCATTGTTTGTACCAATGACTGGACAGGTGGTGTTGTGAACGCACTGGCTATTCCTATTACTACTCCCGGTAGCAATTCAATTTATATCCGCTGGATCATGACTTCAAATACAGCCACTAATGACGTTGATGTTTTAGCCACAGGCAAATCTGCTATAGATAACATCGTAATTATGGGCACCGCTGACTTGCCTGTTGAAACGGGTGATACTATTGTAGGATTTAATTTTGCTGATACAACCGATACGGAATTTAATGCAGACTTTGGGCTATCAGGGAACCTGACATATAACATACAGGCTGAAGATACAGGATATAATGACAGGCCTTTGACTTATACCAATGGCTACTCGGATTATGCAGCAACTGCTACAGGATGGGATGGTGGTGATAGTGTGAAATTCTGGTCAATAAAGTTTAAAGCAAATGGCTATAAAGACATGAAAGTATGGTCGAAACAAAGGTCTGACGGAACAAACCCCGGCCCAAAAGATTGGAAGTTACAATGCCGTTTGAGCGGTGGCGAATGGGAAGATATTCCCGGGGGAAATATTACTGTGGCCAACGACTGGACAACAGGAGTGGTTAGTGAACTGGCGTTACCAGCAACTATGAACGATCCCGGAACGACATCAATTTATATTCGGTGGATTATGACATCGAACGAAAGTTCTAGCGGCAGTGACGTACTCCCGACGGGAATATCAAAAATTGATGATATCCTTGTTACAGGAACTTTATCAGGTTTAGGCATTTCAAGTGTGATATATGAAAATAATGTTGGCGTGTATCCGAATCCATGTGCTGACATACTTAATATCAACTCATCAGAAGAAATAGCAAAAACAGAGATTTATAATATGCTTGGCGCAAAAGTATATTCTAAAGCAGCGAAATCAAATGACTTACAGATAAATGTAAATCAATTTGAAGAAGGCCTTTATTTGGTAGTATTACATTTTAATAATGAAACAAAAGTTGTTACCAGAAAGATCATTATTAAATAA
- a CDS encoding TonB-dependent receptor, whose product MIKRFALYILFLFSLFVSYSQTIEGYITDAENKPLQNVNVILSGVKKGTTTNENGFYSLSDINKGNYIIEVSHVGYTSHSQKIEINNDIVIKLDFTLQKEMINIEEVVIQAKSEDNFDIINIPVRTKLLDEQDIKQIPAISASKMFNSISGVNTSSEFGIFSTSTVVSLRGIGGNSQSGTLVVMDGMPLNKTDGGSVNWNIIDKDNIEKVEIIKGPGSALYGSNAMGGIINFISKPPDGNFGCNVSVSSGTYRTLEAKTSVTGSLLKRLIYWKAFANYRISDGYINTPDEIIKENDSIVVPVFLKEFFAGGSLGFHINENNNIELSFNYFDDIRGRGVKIYEDVGSNIERDTYHAFLKYKGQVKKWRIYTTAYGMYEKYFRLNEYYSDGSYTLYEVDSRREDYGLRIWTETPIGKKNEITFGGEAKIGKVYGKDIYYTSTDLIKNKGSMTTYALFVQDKFTFGKQKWSLVAGVRFDGAIFYDAAFSIENPSYSIEYLTNFQFDDIDTKQWSAISPKLTLQFAPSIYFKSYISVAKGFRSPILDDLCRSENSRYGFRVANPAIKPENIYNMEVGFDKTFFKILRTELSFYYSAGYDFMFMISTSDSVNLGYTIAPIYHVTNISKVNIFGIETDVSSPIGKYITAFFNYTFNHSTIGDFKTNTEADRDLEGKFLPDVPMHKFSTGINMLTQYGNLSIAGKYVGECWVKDDNTIDYIYLMTDKYSSYFTVDIKLWQKIKQFEFSIDIDNLFNKVYINNRGYKSPGRMVFGKMVFQFKNKVNKKSRID is encoded by the coding sequence ATGATAAAAAGATTTGCACTATACATCTTATTTTTATTTTCATTGTTTGTATCATACTCGCAAACTATTGAAGGATATATAACTGATGCTGAAAATAAACCTTTACAGAATGTGAATGTCATTTTATCTGGCGTAAAGAAGGGAACAACAACCAACGAAAATGGATTTTACAGCCTAAGCGATATAAATAAAGGAAACTATATAATTGAAGTGAGTCACGTAGGCTATACATCGCATTCACAAAAAATAGAAATCAATAACGATATTGTCATTAAATTGGATTTCACTTTACAAAAAGAGATGATTAATATTGAAGAAGTGGTGATTCAGGCGAAATCAGAAGATAATTTTGATATCATTAATATTCCTGTTCGGACAAAACTCCTAGACGAACAGGATATTAAACAAATACCAGCAATATCAGCCAGCAAAATGTTTAATTCTATATCGGGAGTTAATACGAGCAGTGAATTTGGTATTTTTTCGACATCAACGGTTGTTTCACTAAGAGGTATAGGAGGAAATTCACAATCAGGTACTTTGGTTGTAATGGATGGAATGCCGCTAAACAAAACTGACGGAGGTTCTGTAAATTGGAACATTATTGATAAAGATAATATAGAAAAGGTTGAGATAATCAAAGGCCCGGGTTCCGCGTTGTATGGCTCGAATGCGATGGGCGGGATTATTAATTTTATCAGCAAGCCACCTGACGGAAATTTCGGTTGTAATGTCAGCGTTTCATCGGGTACTTATAGAACTTTGGAAGCAAAAACAAGCGTAACGGGCTCATTATTGAAAAGATTAATCTACTGGAAAGCCTTTGCTAATTACCGCATCAGCGATGGTTATATCAACACACCTGATGAAATTATCAAAGAAAATGATTCCATTGTGGTGCCTGTATTTCTCAAAGAATTTTTTGCAGGTGGTTCCCTAGGGTTTCATATCAACGAAAACAATAATATAGAATTATCTTTTAATTATTTTGATGATATCAGGGGCAGAGGAGTTAAAATTTACGAGGATGTGGGCTCAAACATTGAGAGGGATACGTATCATGCATTTTTAAAATATAAAGGGCAAGTTAAGAAATGGAGGATTTATACAACTGCTTACGGAATGTACGAGAAGTATTTCAGGCTGAATGAATATTACAGCGATGGTTCTTATACTTTATATGAAGTGGATTCAAGGAGAGAAGATTATGGATTGCGAATATGGACTGAAACTCCCATAGGAAAAAAAAATGAAATCACATTTGGTGGAGAGGCAAAGATTGGGAAAGTTTATGGAAAAGACATTTATTATACTTCCACAGACCTGATTAAAAATAAAGGGTCTATGACAACATATGCGCTTTTTGTACAAGACAAGTTCACTTTTGGAAAGCAGAAATGGAGCCTTGTTGCAGGGGTACGTTTCGATGGCGCTATATTTTATGATGCGGCTTTTTCAATAGAAAACCCTTCGTATTCCATAGAATATTTAACAAATTTTCAATTTGATGATATTGATACAAAACAGTGGTCGGCAATTAGCCCGAAGCTAACTCTGCAGTTTGCCCCATCCATATATTTTAAATCATACATTTCAGTAGCAAAAGGATTCAGGTCACCGATTTTGGACGACCTATGCCGCTCAGAAAACAGCCGTTACGGGTTCAGGGTAGCAAATCCTGCAATAAAGCCGGAAAATATTTATAATATGGAGGTAGGATTTGACAAAACTTTTTTTAAAATACTAAGGACAGAATTATCATTTTATTATTCTGCCGGTTATGATTTTATGTTTATGATTTCAACTTCTGATTCTGTTAACCTAGGATACACTATAGCGCCGATTTATCATGTAACCAACATAAGTAAAGTGAACATTTTTGGCATTGAAACGGATGTGTCATCTCCCATTGGAAAATATATTACAGCATTTTTCAATTACACATTTAATCATTCCACCATAGGCGATTTTAAAACCAATACTGAAGCAGACAGAGATCTGGAAGGGAAGTTTCTTCCTGATGTTCCGATGCATAAGTTCTCAACCGGCATTAACATGCTGACACAATACGGAAACCTTTCAATAGCTGGTAAATATGTGGGTGAGTGTTGGGTTAAAGATGATAATACCATAGATTATATCTATTTAATGACAGATAAGTACTCTTCATATTTTACAGTGGACATTAAATTGTGGCAAAAAATTAAACAATTTGAGTTTAGCATTGATATTGATAATTTATTTAATAAAGTTTATATCAATAACAGAGGTTACAAATCCCCTGGAAGAATGGTTTTTGGGAAAATGGTATTCCAGTTCAAAAATAAAGTGAATAAAAAATCTCGAATTGACTAA